The Lichenihabitans psoromatis genomic interval ACCGCAAGCGCCTGAGCGCTCGGGCTCCCCTGCTTTTCGAGATCATCGCTTCATGTCCAGCAACACGCCCCTTCTCGACCTCTATCGCACCATGCGCCGGATCCGCAGCTTCGAGGAGCATGTGGCCGAACTCTACGTCCGCGGCGAGTCGGCCGGTTCGATGCTGCATCTCTCGATCGGAGAGGAGGGGGCGGCCGCCGGCGTCTGCGCCGCGATGCAGCCGCAAGACAGCTTCACGACTCATCATCGAGGCCACGGCATCTTCCTGGCGCGCGGCGCCGAACCCGACCGCATGATGGCGGAGATCGGCGGCAAGGAAACAGGGTATTGCCGGGGCAAGGGTGGCTCCATGCACATCGCCGACATGACGCTGGGCCATCTCGGCGCCAATGCGATCGTGGGCGGGGGCATCTCGCACGTGGTCGGGGCTGGGCTCAGCTACAAGCGGCTCAAAACCGATGCGGTTTCGGTCGCATTCTTCGGCGACGGCGCCATGCAGCAGGGTATCCTCTACGAAAGCATGAACATGGCGGCCCTGTGGGATCTGCCGGTCGTCTTCGTCTGCATCAACAATCAATATGGCATGGGCACGCGCATCGATCGCGCGACCCGGAATGTGGCGTTTGAGAAGCGCGCCGAAGCCTTCGGCCTTAATGCCGAGATGGTCGATGGCGAGGACGTCGAAGCGGTGTTCCATACGGCTCAGGGACTCGTCGACGCGGCGCGGGCGGGCAAGCCGGGCTTCATGGCCGTGTCGTGTTTCCGCTTCTTCGGTCATGGCCGCAAAGACAAGAGCCCGTACCGAACCGCGGAGGAGGAGGAAATCGGCCGCAAGCGCGACCCGATCGCCCGCACCCGCGAGACGCTGCTGACGCGCAATCTGACGACCGCCGCCGCCCTTGATGCGATCGACGAGGAGGTGACGCGGGAGATGAATGCCACGATCGACTTCACGACGGCCGCCGCCGCCCCGGCGCAAGCCTCCATGTTCCGCGATGTCTTCGCGGTCGGAGAGCCCGAGCCGGAGCCGCTCCGCACGCGGATCGACCGCATCCTGGCTCGGACCTGAGGGGAGAACCACGCCATGGTCCAGATCACCTATCGCGACGCCCTCCGCCAAGCCCTGCAGGACGGCATGCGGGCCGACCCCACCATCATCGTCATCGGCGAGGAAGTCGGTCTCTATGGAGGCGCTTATGGCGTCACCAAGGATTTGATCAACGAGTTCGGTGCGGAGCGGTTGCTCGATACGCCGATCAGTGAACCCGCCATCATCGGAACGGCGGTTGGGGCGGCCATGACCGGCCTGCGGCCGATCGCTGAACTCATGTATGTCGACTTCCTCGGCCTCACGATGGACCAGGTGTCCAATCAGGCCGCCAAGATCCGCTATATGTTCGGCGGCCAGATCGGTGTGCCGATGGTGCTCCGCACGCAGGGTGGCACCGGGCGCTCCGCCGGGGCCCAACATTCGCAAAGCCTCGAAGCCTGGATCATGCATACGCCCGGTCTCCGGCTCGCGATGCCGGCCACGGCCGAGGACGCCTATCATCTGCTCCGCCATGCCATGACGCTGCCGGACCCGGTGGTGTTCATCGAACACAAGGCCCTTTACACCAAGAAGGAGGAGGCCGACCTCGCCACCGCACCTGCGCCATGGGGCAAAGCCCTTGTTCGGCGCGCGGGACGAGACGTCACTATCGTGACCTATTCCCGCATGGTGCACTACGCCCTCGAGGCCGCCGTCGCCTTGCGGGAGCAGGGCATCGAAGCCGAGGTGATCGACCTTCGGACCCTGAATCCGCTCGATATGGACACGGTGGTGGCGTCGGTGAATCGCACCGGTCGGGCCGTGGCTCTGAGCGAGGGCTATCTGACGGCGGGTGTTGCGGCGGAGCTGGCGGCACGCATCACCGAAGAATGTTTCGACTACCTCGAAGACCCCGTGCTGCGGATCGCCGGCGAGGACATTCCCATCCCGGTGTCGCCCGCTCTTGAAGCCGGCGCCATCCCGTCCGTTCAACTGATCGTTGATAGCGTCGCCCGCATGGTGCGTCGATGACCGCAGTGCTGACCATGCCGCGCATGGGCGAGACGATGGAAAGCGGGCGGGTCGCGACGTGGCTGAAGAAGCCTGGCGATAGTTTCAAACGCGGCGAAACCATTCTCGAAATCGAGACCGATAAGGTGACGGTTGAGATGCCGGCGCTGGACGATGGGCGGCTGGTCGAAATCATCGCGGCGGAGGGCACGGAGGTTGCGGTCGGGGCCGCACTCGGGCGCTACGATCAGACGAAGGCCGGTGCCTTGGCGCCCACATCTCGCCCACCGGAGCCGGCTCCGGTGCTTCCGACCCTGACCGCGACGCCTCTGACTCTTCCGCGCATGGGTGAGACCATGGAGGAGGGCCGGATCGTCGCCTGGTTGAAGCAGCCGGGGCAGACGTTCAAACGAGGCGAGGTCCTCGTCGAGATCGAAACCGATAAGACAACCGTGGAAGTGCCGGCCCTTGACGATGGCCAACTGCTGGACATCATCGCGCAAGCCGGTGCGTCCGTCGCGGTCGGCGAGCCGATCGGCCATTATGCCCCCGTCGGCGGCCCCGCCGCGCTAACGGTCCCCGACTCCAGTCCGCCGCAGCCGCCAACAGGCACGTCCCTCGCGGCTGCGCCTTCAGCCGGGTCGGACGCGGCGCGCGAGGTCGTCGGGCAGGCGTCTCCCGTAAATGCCGGCAGCCGCCTGCGCGCGACCCCGCTCGCACGCCGTCTGGCACGCAACGGCGGCCTCGACCTTCGGACCCTGACGGGCAGTGGCCGACGCGGTCGCATCGAGAAGCGCGATATCGAGGCTGTTCTCGCAGGTCGCGAGGCTGGGCCAGCGCTCAAAGGCGAGACGTCGACGCCGGGCGTCCTGTTCCTCGATCTGCCCGACGGTCGTCTTGCCTATCGGGATTGGGCGCCGGCTGGCGCGGCACGCGGCACGGTGCTGTTCCTGCACGGCTTCAGCGCCGACGGTGCGACCTGGGCGGGGTTCGCGTCCATCCTGAGCCGGCAGGGTTTGCGCGTTGTCGCACCCGATCTCCCCAGCCATGGCGCCACCACGATCGAGGCCGAAACGCCGAACACCATGGCGGCCCCCGTGCTGGCCTTGATCGATGCTTTGGCACTGCAGGATTGCCATGTCGTCGGCCATTCGATGGGCGCCGCGGTGGCGGTCATGGCGGCCGCCGAGGGTCTTGTTCCGGCCCGGATGACGCTGATCGCGCCGGCCGGTCTCGGCAGCGAGATCGACGCGGATTTCGTCACCGGCATGGCCCATGCCCGCACGTCCGGCGCCTTGTCGCATCTGCTGCGTCGCCTGGCCCGGCGCGTTCCGCCGATGTCCCGGTCGCAGTTGGATCGACTGGTCGCCGACGTCGCCCGTGGGCGGCTCAAGCGGCTCGCCGAAAGCCTCGTCGAAGACGGACGTCAGGCGATCGACATCCTGTCCGAGCTGCGCGCACTCAAAGGTCAGGTCCGGATCGTCTGGGGCGTCGAGGACCGGATCATTCCCTGGACCCAGGTGACCGAGGTTCCGAGCGTCATCCCGATCCATCTCATCACCGGCGCGGGGCACATGCCGCACTGGGACAATCCGCAAGATTTGGCCGCGCTGTTCACCTGACGGCGCGACCCCACGAGCAGATCCTGGAGCATACCGGGGCGCACAATAAAACAACCCTTGAAGGAGGAAACGATGACAGACGATATGGAGCCGCGAGGACAGACGCGGCGCAGCCTGCTTGGCGGATTTGGTCTTGCCGGGGCCGCAAGCATCATGGGCGGCGCGCAACTCGCCCAATTCACGCTGGGCAGCACCCCAGCGTTCGCACAACAAGGCGGAAAGCCACTATCGGTCGCGGTGGTGGCCCAGCAGATGGCGGCTCAATCCGACCAGCGATCCTGGGACGGCCTGCAGCAGTGGCTGAAGACCACCGGGCTCGACAAGACCTGGAAGATCACCCAGACCGATGCCAAAGGCGACCCCGGCCAGTTGGTCAGCCAGATCGAGGATGCCATCACGGCGAAAGCCGATGCGATCCTGGTGCTCTACGGCACGCTCACGGCCGCCCATAGCGCGCTCGACGATCTGGCTAAATCGAAGATCCCGTTTTTCAGCCTCGACTCCGGTTGGCAATCGCCCGCCATCGCCGACATCACCAGCAACAACTTCGTGATGGGGTCGCAGACCTCGCAATATATGGTCGATAACCTGCTCTCGAAGGGCAAGGACAAGGCCAACATCTGCGCCGTCATCGCCAATTTCCACCACGGGACACGCAAGCGCGGCAAGGTCATGAAGTCCGTGCTGTCGGAGAACGAGTGGATCTCGCTGAAGAACGAGCGGGTGATCCAATATAGCGGCTTCTACGAAACCACGCAGAACACCGTGAACGACTGGTTGACCACCTACGGCAACGATCTCGACGCGATCTGGTGCCCGTGGGACGAACCCGCCATGGCGGCCGCCGAGGTGATCGTGTCACGCGGCATGCAGGATCGGGTCTTCGTGGTCGGAGCCGACGGACATCCGACCGCTGTGGATCGGATGCGGAAGCCGGATTATCCGCTGGTCGCGACTGTCGCCCAGGCCTTCGAGATCTGGGGTGCCTACTCGGGATGGCTCATCAACGAGATCGTCGGCAAGGGCCGCAATGCCAAGGAGGTCGTCCCCGTCCCGACGGTGGAGTTCCCGGCGCCTTTGCTGGTGAAAGGCGTCAATCTGCCCGAGGCCGGTAAGCCGACCTGGGACGCGACGGATCTTTACTACATCTACCGCGATCGCGCCCTGAAGGGCATGCGCGGCTGAGGCGCATCGGTGACACGAGGCAGAAGCTTCCTGGCACCGATCCACGACAAGCAGTGCGGATGGATGAGCCATCCGCACCAATGATCATCGAGGAAACCACCATGAACGGCCATCTGCCGACAGAGCCACGCCTGAGGGCGCGCGCCATCGGCAAGACATTCGGGGGAACGGTGGCGCTCAGGGGCGTCGACCTCGACGTCATGCGCGGCGAGATGCTGGCGCTCGTGGGTGCGAATGGCGCCGGCAAATCGACGCTCGTGAAGATCATCTGCGGGGCTTACAGCACGGACGAAGGCGACCTCCAGGTGGATGGCCGCCCGGTCGCGTTTGCGTCGGTCGGCGACGCGCTGGCGGCCGGTATCGCCGTGGCTCACCAGCAGGTCGCCATCATCCCGACTTTGACGGCCGCCGAGAACATCATGTTGGGGCAGGAGCCCCGTCGGTTCGGGCTGATCCAGAATGGCCGACTCAACGCCGAGGCGCGCGCGTTGGCCGAGCGGTTCGGCGTCGACATTCCGCTCGATCGGGAATGCGGCGACCTTGGCATCGGCGAAAATAAGATCCTCGATATCCTGAAGGCGCTGAAGAGCGATCCGGCGCTGTTGATCCTCGACGAGCCGACGGCTTCGCTCACGCTCAACGAGAGCCGCAAGCTGTTTGGCTTCCTGCGCGACCTGAAGGCCAACGGGCTCGCGATCCTCTTCATTTCCCATCACATCAACGAAATCTTCGAGAATTGTGACCGGGTGGCGGTCCTGAAGGACGGCATCAAGGTTCATGACGGGGCCGTGAACGACACGACTCCTGACGCGGTCATCCGCCTGATGGTCGGGCGCGCCATCGAGGACGGAGACTGGATCAGCCACGCCGTCGCGGGCGAGGTCTCGGTGCGGCTCACGGACGTGACGATCGGCTCGCTTCAGGTGCCTGACTTGACCGTCCATCGGGGTGAGGTGGTCGGCATCGCAGGCGTGCTCGGCGCCGGGCAGACCGACCTGATCGAAGCCATGGCGGGTGGTCGACCCACGCCCGGTGGCGGCCGGATCACGCTGAACGGCCTCGAACGCCTGCCGCGCAACGTCGACGAAGCGACCGAGCAGGGGATCTACCTCATCGCCGACAATCGGCTCAAGAAGGCGCTGTTTCCGGGTCTCACGATCGAGGAGAACCTGATGACGGGGTCGCTCGACCACGTGAGCCGGTTCGGCTTCATGCGCGATCGCGAGACGCTTGCGTCCGCCGAACACGTCATCGGCCAGCTTGGCGTGAAATGCAGCGGGCCCGCGCAAGATATCCTGCAATTGTCCGGCGGCAACCAACAGAAGGTCGCGTTCGGGCGGTGGCTCGTCCGGATGGCGCGTGGGCCCGCCGCGGTGCCGCCGTTGCTGCTGCTCGATAACCCCACGGAGGGGGTCGATGTCGGCAGCAAGGCCGAGCTCTATGCGCTGATCCGAGGCTTCGCCAAGCAGGGCGCCTCCGTGGTCATCGCCAGCGCGGAATTCGGCGAGCTGCTGAAGCTCTGCGACCGCATCTATTGCATCACCGACGACCGGCTGAGCTCCTGCCTCGACCGCGCCGACTTTTCTGAAGAACGACTGCTCTTGGAGGTAAACTGATGGTGGCCACGGATCGAGGATCGGCGCCGACGTCCGGCAATGCATCTCGAGCGCTGCGCGGCAGTCGGCTGGACTGGAGCGCCATCGCGGCCCGGTACGGAACCGTGGCGGCCGCACTCGTCATTTTCGTGACGTTCGCGCTGGCGAGCGATCGTTTTTTGTCGGTCGGTAACATCAGCAACATCCTGGTTCAGATCTCGGTGCTGATGATCGTCTCGTCCGGGCTAACCTTCGCGGTCGCGAGCGGCGAATTCGATCTGTCGGTCGGCCAGGTCGCCAGCTTGTCCGGCGTACTTGTGGCGGGTCTGATGATCTGGGCCGGATTGCCGGTCGCGGTCGCGATTCTCCTCTCGATCCTGGCCGGCGCCGCCATCGGCGTCGTCAACGGTCTGCTGGTGACGCGTCTGCGGATTCCCTCGCTGATCGCGACACTCGCCATGGGGCCGATCGCGCTCGGGCTGAACTATGCTTATACGAACGGCGATTCCATCTACGCCAGCATGCCCCCGAGCTTCTATTATATCGCAACCGGCAAGATCTTCGGCATCGTGCCGGTTCCGGTCATCATCGCGCTGCTGGTGGTCGGCATCTTCTACGTGCTGCTCAACAAGACGAGGCTCGGCCGCGGTGTGGTGGCGACGGGAGCCAATATCCAGGCCGCACGCCTCTCGGGCATTCGGGTCAACCGCTATCGGCTCATCGCCCTCGCGTTCTCCGGGCTCGGGGCAGCGATGGGCGGCGTGATGCTGACGGCGCGGCTCGGCACGGGACAGTCGGGAGCGGGCGACGCCTACCTGCTCGACAGCCTCACGGCGGTGTTCCTCGGCATGACCGCGTTCAAGCCGGGGCGAGCCACCGTGCAGGGGACGCTGGTCGGGGTCGTGATCATCGGCATGCTCGACAACGGGCTCAACCTGCTTGGCGCACCCTTCTACCTGCAGAATGAAGTGCGCGGGTTGGTCATGATCGCAGCCGTCAGTCTCGCCGTGATGCGGGCCGAAATCAGGTTCTTTTGACCATCGAGAAGGAGAGCGTCATGACGGCAGCATCGAACGGGCGCGTCGCGCTCGTCACCGGATCGAGCCGTGGGATCGGGCGTGCGATCGCGCTCGGCCTGGCGGACGCCGGGTTCGACCTCGTGCTCAACGACCTGGCTCGGCAGAGCGAGGCGCTGGCCGAGGTCAAAAGCGCGATCGAGATGCGCGGCCGGCAGGCCGTCGTGGTCTATGCGGACGTCAGCCGGAAAGCTGAGGTCACTGCAATGGTGGCCGACGCCATCGCGGCCGTCGGCCATATCGACGCAGTGGTCAACAACGCCGGTATCCTGATCTCGAACGCGGTCGACGACCTCGAAGAGGAGCAGTGGGATTCCGTGCTCGACGTCAACGCGAAGGGCACGTTCCTGGTCGTACAAGCCCTGCTGCCGCACATGCGCGCGCGCCGCTACGGCCGCATCGTCAACATCGCGTCGATCGGCGGCAAGCATGGCGCGCAGATGCAGGCTCATTACTCGGCCTCGAAGGCCGCCGTCATGGGGTTTACCCGCGTGTTGGCTCAGGAGGTCGGTGCTGACGGCATCACGGCCAACTGCCTCTGCCCCGGCATCATCGTGACCGACATGGGCCGCACCAATCTCTCGGATGCGGCCAATGTGGCGAAGTGGGAAGGCATCACGGCGCTACGCCGCCTTGGCCAACCGGAAGATGTGGCTGGGCCGGCGGTCTTCTTGGCCTCCGACGCCTCGGCTTTCGTGACCGGACAGTCGCTGAATGTCTGCGGCGGCATCGTGCTGAGTTGATCGAGGCGGCACGTGGCGTTCGCTCGAGATGAGTGTGGCGATTACATCGCCGGATGGGTCGCTTTCCACCACCGCGCGATTTCAATCCGCTGCATGAATTCGGCGCCGCCTTTTGCGCCGACATAGTCGAGAAACTCGCGCAGGGCGTGGATCCGGCTTGCCTGACCGATGATACGCGGGTGCAGGCCGATCGACATCAGGCGTGGATGCTCCTCGCCTTCCTCGTGCAGCAGGTCGAAGCCGCGTTTCAGGTTGTCGAGATAGTCCGACGGCGAGCCATAGCTCGGCACCAGGCTGAAGCGAGCATCGTTATAGGTGGCACTGTAGGGAACAACGAGTTGCCGGTGAGCGCCGACCTTGGCGTAGTAAGGGAAGTCGTCGTTGTAGGCGTCCGAATCATATTCGAAGCCGCCCTCTTCGATCAGGAGCTCGCGCGTGTGGACGGAGGCGCCGTAGCGGCAATACCAGCCAAGCGGACGCTGGCCACATGTCTCGGTGATCGATGCGACCGCACGCCGAATATGCTCCGCTTCCTCGTCGCGGCTCAGTGTCCAGACTTCCTCCCAGCGCCAGCCATGCGAGCAGGCTTCATGCCCGGCCTCGCGGATCCACGCCGCCACCTCGCGATTACGTTCCAGCGCGACGGCTGCCGCAAAAAATGTGACCGGGATTTTATACTGTGTGAACAACCGCTCCAGCCGCCAGATCCCGGCGCGCGAGCCGTATTCGTAGACCGACTCTGCGCAGAGGTCGCGATAACGCGGATCCATGGCGTAGATGGACTCGGTCATGCCATCGTTACGTCCGTCCCCGTTCGGATGGGCGTTTTCCGATCCTTCCTCGTAGTTGATCACGATGCTGATCGCCACGCGTCCGCCGTTCGGCAGCGGCACGCGCGGGGCGGAGCGCCCATAACCGACGAAATCGCGCTCGGGGCCCGGGACCGGAGTTCCGACAAACGGCTCGAAGCTGCTCACGAACGGTCCTCGCGTGTTGTGCCGATCCTTTCGAGATAGGCCAGCACGTCGTCACAGGGCATCACGTCACCGCAAAAACGGTTCATGTCAAAGAGGCTGATCCGGTGGCTGATGTCGATGCGGTCGAAGACTGCCTCTTCGGGGATGATGGTGAAGAAGTTATGCTGCTCGCTGTCGATGGCGGTTGCTCGGACGCAATTGCTGGTCGAGCCTCCCGTGACAATCACAGTATCGATCTGCTTATCGATCAGCAGCGAGAGAAGGGGCGTACCGAAGAATGCGCTTTTTTTCTTCTTGTCGAGGACGATCTCGCCCTTTAGCGGGCGCAGCGGCGTGACGATCTCGGCACCAAAAGTCCATCGAAATAGAGGTTCTCGCCGCGTCCGATCCCGGCGCCCACCTTGCGGTGGAACATGCCACAATCGTCGGCGTCGGGGTTGACGATGAAGCGGGTCTGAAACACGGGAACGCCATGGCGACGCGCGGAGGTTTGCAGAGCAGCGATCCATTCAACGGCGGCAAAACCAACCTCGCCGCAGGCAAGCGGGAAATGCGCTGCATTATCGCTCGCGCCCGGAATACCGGTCATATAATTTTGGGCGTCGACGATCAGGAGGGCCGGTCGCTTGCCGAAGCCGGCCGTCTGACCCCATTTTCCGCGGCGAATGACCTCGCGGTCGCTGTCACTGAGGATGTCCTGCCAACTGTCGGAAGTCATAGGCTCGTCTCCGCTTCAATCTTTTTTTGGCCCGTGCGTTCGACGCTTAAGCCATGTGGTCGCCGCCGTTCATGTTCAGGCAGGCACCGACGAAGTACGCGCCCGCATAGCTCGCCAAGAGCATGACGGCCGGCGCAACTTCGTCGACAGTGCCGAAGCGTTTGATCGGTAAGCCGGCGACCTTTGCGGCGACCCACTCGGGCGGTAGCGTATCTTTGATTGGGGTATCGATCGGGCCGGGCGCGATCGCATTGACCGTGATGTTGTCGTCGATCACTTCGTAGGCCAGAGCGCGTGTGAAGCCGAGGACCCCGGCCTTCGTGGCACAATAATGGACCATTGCCGGCGCCCCCTTGTAGCCGCTCTGCGAGGCGGTGTTGATGATCCGCCCCCAGCGCTTGCGCTGCATGGCCGGGAGGACCGCCTTCGTGCAGACGAATAAGCTTCTCAGATTGACCCGCATCATCTCGTCCCAGACCTCAGCCGACATGTCGACGAGCGGGACGGCATTGTCGATGCCAGCATTGTTGAAGAGGATGTCGATGTCGCCAAACGCCTCGACGATCGTCGCGAAAGCGGTTTCGACCGCGGGCTCGTCGGCGACATCCGCGACCGCTGCGAGTGCCCTCAACCCTCTGCCGCACAAGTCGGCTGCGACGCGCTCGGCGTTCGCACGGTTCCAGTCGACCACGCCGACGGCGGCGCCCGCCTCGGCGAGCGCGATCGCCACCGCCTTGCCGATTCCGCTGCCGCCGCCCGTGACCACAGCAACCCGCGTTGTGAACTCAGACATCCCAGCCCTCGCAACCCTTCACGTCTGCAGATGAGCCTATACGTCAGATTTAAAACTGTCTACAGAAGACAAAGAAGCGACCCTGAGGGCGCGGGAGCGGAGAGAGCCGATGAAAGCGATTGTGTTGCGGGAGCACGGAGGGCTCGAACAGCTTCGTTATGAAACGGTGGCGGATCCTGTCGTGACCGGAAACACGGTCGTTGTTCAAATCCGAGCCTCCGGGTTGAATCATTGCGACATCGATGTGCGGAACGGCACATTTGGGGTCGAGCAGAAACTCCCGCATGTCATGGGCGTCGATGCGGCCGGCGAGGTCGTCGCGATTGGTCACAACGTGAGCCTCTGGAAAGTGGGCGATCGGGTGGCGCCGCATTTTGTGGTGTCCTGCGGACATTGCGCTCACTGCCGAAGTGGGCGGGAAAACATCTGCGAGAATGCCGACATCCTTGGCGTAACGGTCTGGGGCGGTTACGCCGAAAAGCTGATGGTGCCGGAAAGCAATCTCATCGCGCTCCCGGACAGTGTCTCGTTCATCGACGCGGCCGCCTCCATGGTCCCGTTCGCCACGGCGTGGGAAGCACTCATCACGACGGCGCGCCTGCAGGCCGGTGAGACAGTGCTGATCAATGCGGCCGGCGGCGGAGTTGGCTCCCATGCGGTTCAGATCGCTCGATTGGCCGGCGCGCGCGTGATCGCCTCGGTCGGGGCCGACGACAAGATCGACAAGGTGATGGCGCTCGGGGCGGACGCCGTCATCAACTATCGCAAGGAAACACTCGTCGACGGCGTGCAGCGCTTGACGAGCGGCAGAGGCGTCGATGTCGTCCTGGACGGGGTCGGCGGCGACATCCTCAAGCAGAGCCTCAAAGCTCTTGCTGATGGCGGCAGGCTCGCGTCCATCGGCGCGCAAGGCGGCGAGATCGTCGATATCGACATGATCGAGTTCTTCCGCAAGCACATCACGCTTC includes:
- a CDS encoding polysaccharide deacetylase family protein; this translates as MAISIVINYEEGSENAHPNGDGRNDGMTESIYAMDPRYRDLCAESVYEYGSRAGIWRLERLFTQYKIPVTFFAAAVALERNREVAAWIREAGHEACSHGWRWEEVWTLSRDEEAEHIRRAVASITETCGQRPLGWYCRYGASVHTRELLIEEGGFEYDSDAYNDDFPYYAKVGAHRQLVVPYSATYNDARFSLVPSYGSPSDYLDNLKRGFDLLHEEGEEHPRLMSIGLHPRIIGQASRIHALREFLDYVGAKGGAEFMQRIEIARWWKATHPAM
- a CDS encoding sugar ABC transporter ATP-binding protein, encoding MDEPSAPMIIEETTMNGHLPTEPRLRARAIGKTFGGTVALRGVDLDVMRGEMLALVGANGAGKSTLVKIICGAYSTDEGDLQVDGRPVAFASVGDALAAGIAVAHQQVAIIPTLTAAENIMLGQEPRRFGLIQNGRLNAEARALAERFGVDIPLDRECGDLGIGENKILDILKALKSDPALLILDEPTASLTLNESRKLFGFLRDLKANGLAILFISHHINEIFENCDRVAVLKDGIKVHDGAVNDTTPDAVIRLMVGRAIEDGDWISHAVAGEVSVRLTDVTIGSLQVPDLTVHRGEVVGIAGVLGAGQTDLIEAMAGGRPTPGGGRITLNGLERLPRNVDEATEQGIYLIADNRLKKALFPGLTIEENLMTGSLDHVSRFGFMRDRETLASAEHVIGQLGVKCSGPAQDILQLSGGNQQKVAFGRWLVRMARGPAAVPPLLLLDNPTEGVDVGSKAELYALIRGFAKQGASVVIASAEFGELLKLCDRIYCITDDRLSSCLDRADFSEERLLLEVN
- a CDS encoding SDR family NAD(P)-dependent oxidoreductase — encoded protein: MSEFTTRVAVVTGGGSGIGKAVAIALAEAGAAVGVVDWNRANAERVAADLCGRGLRALAAVADVADEPAVETAFATIVEAFGDIDILFNNAGIDNAVPLVDMSAEVWDEMMRVNLRSLFVCTKAVLPAMQRKRWGRIINTASQSGYKGAPAMVHYCATKAGVLGFTRALAYEVIDDNITVNAIAPGPIDTPIKDTLPPEWVAAKVAGLPIKRFGTVDEVAPAVMLLASYAGAYFVGACLNMNGGDHMA
- a CDS encoding SDR family NAD(P)-dependent oxidoreductase, with the protein product MTAASNGRVALVTGSSRGIGRAIALGLADAGFDLVLNDLARQSEALAEVKSAIEMRGRQAVVVYADVSRKAEVTAMVADAIAAVGHIDAVVNNAGILISNAVDDLEEEQWDSVLDVNAKGTFLVVQALLPHMRARRYGRIVNIASIGGKHGAQMQAHYSASKAAVMGFTRVLAQEVGADGITANCLCPGIIVTDMGRTNLSDAANVAKWEGITALRRLGQPEDVAGPAVFLASDASAFVTGQSLNVCGGIVLS
- a CDS encoding acetoin dehydrogenase dihydrolipoyllysine-residue acetyltransferase subunit, whose translation is MTAVLTMPRMGETMESGRVATWLKKPGDSFKRGETILEIETDKVTVEMPALDDGRLVEIIAAEGTEVAVGAALGRYDQTKAGALAPTSRPPEPAPVLPTLTATPLTLPRMGETMEEGRIVAWLKQPGQTFKRGEVLVEIETDKTTVEVPALDDGQLLDIIAQAGASVAVGEPIGHYAPVGGPAALTVPDSSPPQPPTGTSLAAAPSAGSDAAREVVGQASPVNAGSRLRATPLARRLARNGGLDLRTLTGSGRRGRIEKRDIEAVLAGREAGPALKGETSTPGVLFLDLPDGRLAYRDWAPAGAARGTVLFLHGFSADGATWAGFASILSRQGLRVVAPDLPSHGATTIEAETPNTMAAPVLALIDALALQDCHVVGHSMGAAVAVMAAAEGLVPARMTLIAPAGLGSEIDADFVTGMAHARTSGALSHLLRRLARRVPPMSRSQLDRLVADVARGRLKRLAESLVEDGRQAIDILSELRALKGQVRIVWGVEDRIIPWTQVTEVPSVIPIHLITGAGHMPHWDNPQDLAALFT
- a CDS encoding alpha-ketoacid dehydrogenase subunit beta, with the translated sequence MVQITYRDALRQALQDGMRADPTIIVIGEEVGLYGGAYGVTKDLINEFGAERLLDTPISEPAIIGTAVGAAMTGLRPIAELMYVDFLGLTMDQVSNQAAKIRYMFGGQIGVPMVLRTQGGTGRSAGAQHSQSLEAWIMHTPGLRLAMPATAEDAYHLLRHAMTLPDPVVFIEHKALYTKKEEADLATAPAPWGKALVRRAGRDVTIVTYSRMVHYALEAAVALREQGIEAEVIDLRTLNPLDMDTVVASVNRTGRAVALSEGYLTAGVAAELAARITEECFDYLEDPVLRIAGEDIPIPVSPALEAGAIPSVQLIVDSVARMVRR
- a CDS encoding isochorismatase family protein, with the protein product MWHVPPQGGRRDRTRREPLFRWTFGAEIVTPLRPLKGEIVLDKKKKSAFFGTPLLSLLIDKQIDTVIVTGGSTSNCVRATAIDSEQHNFFTIIPEEAVFDRIDISHRISLFDMNRFCGDVMPCDDVLAYLERIGTTREDRS
- a CDS encoding sugar ABC transporter substrate-binding protein; the protein is MTDDMEPRGQTRRSLLGGFGLAGAASIMGGAQLAQFTLGSTPAFAQQGGKPLSVAVVAQQMAAQSDQRSWDGLQQWLKTTGLDKTWKITQTDAKGDPGQLVSQIEDAITAKADAILVLYGTLTAAHSALDDLAKSKIPFFSLDSGWQSPAIADITSNNFVMGSQTSQYMVDNLLSKGKDKANICAVIANFHHGTRKRGKVMKSVLSENEWISLKNERVIQYSGFYETTQNTVNDWLTTYGNDLDAIWCPWDEPAMAAAEVIVSRGMQDRVFVVGADGHPTAVDRMRKPDYPLVATVAQAFEIWGAYSGWLINEIVGKGRNAKEVVPVPTVEFPAPLLVKGVNLPEAGKPTWDATDLYYIYRDRALKGMRG
- a CDS encoding thiamine pyrophosphate-dependent dehydrogenase E1 component subunit alpha; this translates as MSSNTPLLDLYRTMRRIRSFEEHVAELYVRGESAGSMLHLSIGEEGAAAGVCAAMQPQDSFTTHHRGHGIFLARGAEPDRMMAEIGGKETGYCRGKGGSMHIADMTLGHLGANAIVGGGISHVVGAGLSYKRLKTDAVSVAFFGDGAMQQGILYESMNMAALWDLPVVFVCINNQYGMGTRIDRATRNVAFEKRAEAFGLNAEMVDGEDVEAVFHTAQGLVDAARAGKPGFMAVSCFRFFGHGRKDKSPYRTAEEEEIGRKRDPIARTRETLLTRNLTTAAALDAIDEEVTREMNATIDFTTAAAAPAQASMFRDVFAVGEPEPEPLRTRIDRILART
- a CDS encoding ABC transporter permease; its protein translation is MVATDRGSAPTSGNASRALRGSRLDWSAIAARYGTVAAALVIFVTFALASDRFLSVGNISNILVQISVLMIVSSGLTFAVASGEFDLSVGQVASLSGVLVAGLMIWAGLPVAVAILLSILAGAAIGVVNGLLVTRLRIPSLIATLAMGPIALGLNYAYTNGDSIYASMPPSFYYIATGKIFGIVPVPVIIALLVVGIFYVLLNKTRLGRGVVATGANIQAARLSGIRVNRYRLIALAFSGLGAAMGGVMLTARLGTGQSGAGDAYLLDSLTAVFLGMTAFKPGRATVQGTLVGVVIIGMLDNGLNLLGAPFYLQNEVRGLVMIAAVSLAVMRAEIRFF